The sequence GTGGCGTGAAGCATTGGCACGGTATGGAGAAGTGTCGTGAACAAGTCGGTAAACCTGCGATCATAAGCAGAGGCCGACATTGAACAAGCCCATAACTATTTGGAGGAAATTCGCCCTGGACTGGGTAAACAATTCGTTGCCCGAGTCAGACAGGTATTGGAGCGTATCGCATCAATGCCTGAAATGTATGCAACAGTATTTCAGGATGTACGAGCAGTCAGGTTACGACAATTTCGATATGTCCTTTACTACATCGTCTTGACTGATTCCATCGACGTGCTGGCAGTTCTTCATGGTTCGCCTGATTCTTCTGTGTGGCAGGCTCGATTTCAATAAGCTCACTGGTCTCGCTTCTTTGCTTTCATCTCTTCGAGTTGAATCTCAACTTCGATTCGTCTTAACTTAACTGCCAGTAGATCAGATTTGGTACGCGATCCCGATTGATAGCCCTTTTCCGCATACCCTTCGAACTCTTTAAGCAACTTTAAGTGCTCCTCGAGCGATTTTATTTTCATGTCACTGTCCTTGGCGAGGGCCAGCCGGGCATCCAGCAACTGCTGTGATAACTGCCCTGATTCCTCCAGGGATGCCCTGCCTGCCCGGTACATCTCTTTCCAAATGTCCATCCGTTCCTCAGCCACCTTCAGCCGTTGTTGCTTGAGTTCAAGAATCTGTGGCGAGACATCGGGTGATGGGTTTGGTTGTGTGGACCCAGCGGGAACTTCCTGATGTGGGGCGCCCAGAACGAGAGAGTCTTTCAGTGACTTGTCCACCCGTTTGTAAGTGACACTCAGACTCCTGAATGCTTCGGTTGCATTGTTGCCTGGCTCGAAGGCCGTTGGGCTGCGGTTTAAGGGCGACTGGGGATTGGGAACGAGTTTATCGTCCTTGAGCATGAATGGCACTGCGCCGGAAATTTGGTAGGTGAATTCGTTGTCCTTGAGTTCATAGATGCCAAGCTGCCGTTCACGAAGTAAATTTTTGTTAATCGTCTCAGCGATATAGATATCTCGGTTAAGCTTGTCTGTACTCGAGAAATACCCTTGAAGCTTATCATTTGCGTCAGCAACAGAAACGATATCCAGGTCA comes from Planctomycetia bacterium and encodes:
- a CDS encoding type II toxin-antitoxin system RelE/ParE family toxin; protein product: MEEIRPGLGKQFVARVRQVLERIASMPEMYATVFQDVRAVRLRQFRYVLYYIVLTDSIDVLAVLHGSPDSSVWQARFQ